In a single window of the Schistocerca americana isolate TAMUIC-IGC-003095 chromosome X, iqSchAmer2.1, whole genome shotgun sequence genome:
- the LOC124555876 gene encoding nascent polypeptide-associated complex subunit alpha, muscle-specific form-like, with protein MELVVTLPAEVFRCRICFVTKAAGRPTFGEYKDHSALLRHYRRLHDPETVPVFECQFCGRRDPRLKTLRLHQRLCNAESATPGAASRGRPSPVPEASRTDRLDLGLTYAAVLTRSSVVGSQAALPSPCVSVQASATPRTAVVANPASCVLCVRTPRRSGIPLPIRSATSTVSPRVPSASSGGEGSTLPTPAAERVAPARGAVSGKGRGSPLLAPATASSGVRWPRRAAAAGASRPPSVGSVGTGLGLPPAFATPPTGSSAMRADSGRQAASLAATGGVVTHGAAAPLVDAPKAARSADAPDGVVLVRSQTYTRRGSSALPANASSDAIHSVSALAGSVINKKVSVTDNGWHVVTPRRDRRRAAGRRPPPLDRRRIIPPSPRSSGPARVDAPERPARATPRVSRAGGGPRGAPDPSAKPAQATPAPAATAAPPVNGAATESSTARPTPDGSTAPPPTQTTERSDVNGGTAAASPRPGSKKRRCRRRNNRPSPNLPPQNSCPPPNSTNPPVPSVQGATEAAPPSPPPADARLTERQRRWLAALESVHDQPWDAFVSVVEDFISEIAETKPQRQAAGDRQDGPPAAAHRGQGRADAAANPPPPAPTRGRDAPAAVPDFAATTLPDVSEEVLSLITAAEVQQRLQKASNTAPGADGVTYSDLRREDPGCHVLAKIFSRCWNERKTPVEWKVSTTVLIRKKGDVSDVTNWRPLALSSTISKLFAAIVADRTTLWAERLNLLSPEQKF; from the exons ATGGAGCTCGTGGTGACGCTGCCGGCGGAGGTCTTCCGCTGCCGGATCTGCTTTGTCACCAAGGCTGCAGGAAGGCCAACTTTTGGCGAGTACAAGGACCACTCGGCCCTTCTCCGCCACTACAGGAGGCTGCACGACCCGGAAACAGTCCCCGTTTTCGAATGTCAATTTTGCGGCCGACGCGACCCGCGGCTGAAGACGCTGCGTCTGCACCAGCGGCTCTGCAATGCAGAATCCGCAACCCCCGGCGCTGCCAGTCGGGGGAGA CCCAGTCCGGTCCCCGAAGCTAGTAGGACAGACCGGCTGGACTTAGGTTTAACTTACGCGGCGGTCCTGACCCGCAGCAGCGTGGTGGGCTCACAGGCTGCCTTGCCCTCACCCTGTGTGAGTGTGCAGGCGTCTGCGACGCCCAGGACGGCGGTGGTTGCTAACCCCGCGTCGTGCGTACTTTGTGTGCGCACACCGAGGAGGTCTGGCATCCCCCTGCCGATACGCTCCGCGACGTCAACCGTGTCGCCACGAGTGCCGAGCGCAAGTTCGGGAGGTGAAGGCAGCACGCTGCCGACGCCTGCCGCCGAACGCGTCGCTCCGGCCAGAGGCGCAGTGTCCGGCAAAGGACGCGGCTCGCCGCTGCTCGCGCCGGCCACCGCGTCCAGTGGCGTACGCTGGCCACGTCGTGCGGCTGCCGCAGGCGCCtcccgcccgccatctgtcgggagCGTGGGTACCGGCCTGGGACTGCCGCCCGCATTCGCTACGCCGCCAACAGGTAGCTCTGCGATGCGGGCGGACAGTGGCAGGCAGGCTGCCTCGCTCGCCGCGACCGGTGGTGTTGTCACTCACGGCGCAGCCGCGCCGCTTGTTGACGCACCAAAGGCCGCGCGCTCGGCGGATGCACCGGACGGTGTGGTGCTTGTGCGGTCGCAGACGTACACGCGTCGCGGCTCCTCTGCCCTGCCGGCGAATGCGTCGAGTGACGCCATTCACTCCGTCTCCGCTCTGGCAGGGAGTGTTATTAATAAAAAAGTTTCTGTTACAGACAATGGGTGGCACGTAGTCACCCCACGGAGGGACAGACGCCGTGCTGCAGGACGCAGACCACCGCCTCTGGACCGACGGCGCATTATACCGCCCAGTCCGCGTAGCAGCGGTCCGGCGCGAGTCGACGCGCCTGagcggccggcgcgagctacacctcgtGTTTCTCGCGCCGGCGGCGGGCC CCGCGGTGCGCCCGACCCGAGCGCCAAGCCGGCGCAAGCTACACCGGCCCCCGCTGCTACCGCTGCGCCACCTGTCAACGGCGCGGCGACTGAAAGCAGCACTGCGCGACCCACGCCAGATGGCAGCACGGCACCACCACCGACGCAGACGACGGAGCGGAGCGACGTGAACGGAGGGACTGCAGCTGCATCTCCGAGACCTGGCAGCAAGAAGAGGAGATGCCGACGCCGTAACAACCGTCCCAGTCCCAACCTTCCGCCGCAAAACTCCTGTCCTCCACCGAACTCGACCAACCCTCCTGTACCCTCCGTACAGGGCGCAACCGAGGCAGCtccgccctcccctcccccagccGACGCTCGGCTAACGGAGAGGCAGCGGCGCTGGCTGGCGGCCCTGGAGAGCGTCCACGACCAGCCGTGGGACGCATTCGTCTCGGTCGTCGAGGACTTCATCTCCGAGATCGCCGAGACGAAGCCACAACGCCAGGCAGCCGGAGATCGACAGGATGGGCCACCAGCAGCAGCGCACCGCGGCCAGGGCCGCGCCGACGCTGCTGCCAATCCCCCTCCCCCTGCGCCTACACGCGGCCGCG ATGCACCAGCTGCTGTCCCGGACTTTGCCGCCACCACGCTCCCTGATGTCAGCGAGGAGGTCCTGTCGCTGATCACCGCCGCGGAGGTGCAACAGCGGCTCCAGAAGGCGAGCAATACTGCTCCTGGGGCAGACGGAGTCACCTACTCGGACTTGCGACGTGAGGATCCTGGCTGCCATGTGCTAGCTAAGATCTTCTCGCGCTGCTGGAATGAGCGGAAGACTCCGGTGGAGTGGAAAGTATCCACTACCGTCCTCATCCGCAAGAAAGGGGACGTCTCGGACGTGACGAACTGGCGGCCTTTAGCATTGAGCTCCACCATCTCTAAGCTCTTTGCTGCAATCGTTGCGGACCGCACAACCCTCTGGGCAGAGCGTTTGAACCTGCTCTCCCCAGAACAGAAATTTTGA